From one Lotus japonicus ecotype B-129 chromosome 3, LjGifu_v1.2 genomic stretch:
- the LOC130742918 gene encoding uncharacterized protein LOC130742918 isoform X2 — MEPTCAACAMEWSIQLEKGLRSSKPGVPVKTILKLGPHLQLWSREFESGIDSNAIFGLVPGEDRLFANAILLHLADAFRGGDKEIRLSIVRVFLFERKHRDNGKHKQCKGLLSKARVANHLEMLKRVKSVFQNGDSESKALALVLFGCWADFANDNAQIRYLILSSLVSTHDCEVIASLFAAGCFCEISDDFACITLEMLFNMIGLQLILNSSNEDLLVAMLFSLSKLASVSTVLASNEVDFLLSFVKREVASHVQETASKCIHYLLKNNPALKLCCNASFELPDGQTLQHPPSEDQAWKDDWRNDEIVELKNLFSDLEAPL; from the exons ATGGAACCAACTTGTGCTGCTTGTGCCATGGAATGGAGCATCCAACTTGAGAAGGGCCTCCGTTCTAGTAAACCAG GTGTACCTGTCAAAACCATATTGAAATTGGGGCCCCACCTTCAGCTATGGAGTAGAGAGTTCGAGTCTGGTATTGATTCCAATGCCATATTTGGCCTTGTTCCAGGAGAAGATAGGCTGTTTGCCAATGCCATCCTCTTACACCTTGCTGATGCCTTTAGAGGAGGTGACAAAGAAATCAGGCTTTCTATTGTCAGGGTTTTCTTGTTTGAACGAAAGCACCGTGATAATGGGAAACACAAGCAGTGTAAGGGCTTGCTATCAAAGGCCAGAGTAGCTAACCACTTGGAGATGTTGAAGAGAGTGAAATCTGTCTTCCAAAATGGAGATTCAGAGTCCAAGGCACTGGCtttggttctgtttggttgctGGGCTGATTTTGCCAATGACAATGCTCAAATACGATACTTGATACTTTCCAGCCTCGTTTCAACTCATGATTGTGAG GTAATAGCATCATTATTTGCTGCTGGATGCTTCTGTGAGATATCAGATGATTTTGCATGTATTACATTGGAGATGCTGTTTAACATG ATAGGTCTACAGTTGATATTAAATTCTTCAAATGAAGATCTTTTGGTAGCTATGCTATTCTCACTTTCAAAACTGGCTTCTGTTTCTACAGTTCTAGCCTCCAATGAG GTGGACTTTCTACTATCATTTGTCAAGCGAGAAGTAGCTTCACATGTACAAGAAACAGCATCAAAATGCATACATtatctattaaaaaataatcCTGCTCTAAAGCTTTGTTGTAATGCGTCCTTTGAGCTCCCAGATGGACAGACCCTACAACACCCACCCTCTGAAGATCAAGCTTGGAAAGACGATTGGAGAAATGATGAAATAGTAGAACTGAAGAATTTGTTTTCGGATTTGGAAGCACCTTTATAA
- the LOC130742918 gene encoding uncharacterized protein LOC130742918 isoform X1 has protein sequence MEPTCAACAMEWSIQLEKGLRSSKPGVPVKTILKLGPHLQLWSREFESGIDSNAIFGLVPGEDRLFANAILLHLADAFRGGDKEIRLSIVRVFLFERKHRDNGKHKQCKGLLSKARVANHLEMLKRVKSVFQNGDSESKALALVLFGCWADFANDNAQIRYLILSSLVSTHDCEVIASLFAAGCFCEISDDFACITLEMLFNMVNTPAVSWPIKLAAVRVFAKFKCSYSVASKAYKIGLQLILNSSNEDLLVAMLFSLSKLASVSTVLASNEVDFLLSFVKREVASHVQETASKCIHYLLKNNPALKLCCNASFELPDGQTLQHPPSEDQAWKDDWRNDEIVELKNLFSDLEAPL, from the exons ATGGAACCAACTTGTGCTGCTTGTGCCATGGAATGGAGCATCCAACTTGAGAAGGGCCTCCGTTCTAGTAAACCAG GTGTACCTGTCAAAACCATATTGAAATTGGGGCCCCACCTTCAGCTATGGAGTAGAGAGTTCGAGTCTGGTATTGATTCCAATGCCATATTTGGCCTTGTTCCAGGAGAAGATAGGCTGTTTGCCAATGCCATCCTCTTACACCTTGCTGATGCCTTTAGAGGAGGTGACAAAGAAATCAGGCTTTCTATTGTCAGGGTTTTCTTGTTTGAACGAAAGCACCGTGATAATGGGAAACACAAGCAGTGTAAGGGCTTGCTATCAAAGGCCAGAGTAGCTAACCACTTGGAGATGTTGAAGAGAGTGAAATCTGTCTTCCAAAATGGAGATTCAGAGTCCAAGGCACTGGCtttggttctgtttggttgctGGGCTGATTTTGCCAATGACAATGCTCAAATACGATACTTGATACTTTCCAGCCTCGTTTCAACTCATGATTGTGAG GTAATAGCATCATTATTTGCTGCTGGATGCTTCTGTGAGATATCAGATGATTTTGCATGTATTACATTGGAGATGCTGTTTAACATGGTGAATACACCTGCAGTATCTTGGCCTATAAAGTTGGCTGCCGTACGAGTTTTTGCAAAATTTAAGTGCTCATATTCAGTTGCGAGTAAAGCATACAAG ATAGGTCTACAGTTGATATTAAATTCTTCAAATGAAGATCTTTTGGTAGCTATGCTATTCTCACTTTCAAAACTGGCTTCTGTTTCTACAGTTCTAGCCTCCAATGAG GTGGACTTTCTACTATCATTTGTCAAGCGAGAAGTAGCTTCACATGTACAAGAAACAGCATCAAAATGCATACATtatctattaaaaaataatcCTGCTCTAAAGCTTTGTTGTAATGCGTCCTTTGAGCTCCCAGATGGACAGACCCTACAACACCCACCCTCTGAAGATCAAGCTTGGAAAGACGATTGGAGAAATGATGAAATAGTAGAACTGAAGAATTTGTTTTCGGATTTGGAAGCACCTTTATAA
- the LOC130744913 gene encoding ethylene-responsive transcription factor ERF119-like, producing MSKFQKQPASRRLRPQPLPEFKMGRKLLVIYDDPHATESSDDESQSVPTEKKLGKIKRCITEIPLPPLVPVISGSAGTSSFAEKRINMSSKNVEVHNKKRVSTQNPSTSWQPYCKLRGVRLRKSGKWGSGTYNTAEEASQAYESMRLEIEAMTKARVPNNGSSDKGPASNSSSADAEVAEGSASEKPSAEANDMVAELAGLEIPDLSLLNLPPTPPAAAVVPTGSKPNPVLDIDFLADYAGQGFDDDTNLGGCLEDIPIFGVDNNEPSQLPDFNFGDFDSDGFAG from the coding sequence ATGTCCAAGTTTCAAAAACAACCTGCAAGTAGAAGGCTAAGGCCTCAGCCCTTGCCTGAGTTCAAGATGGGGAGAAAATTGCTGGTGATTTACGACGACCCTCATGCAACTGAATCATCTGATGATGAGTCTCAGTCAGTGCCAACTGAGAAGAAGCTGGGGAAAATCAAAAGATGCATCACTGAGATTCCGCTTCCTCCTCTTGTTCCTGTCATCTCTGGCTCTGCTGGAACTAGCTCCTTTGCTGAGAAGAGAATCAACATGAGCAGTAAAAATGTTGAGGTTCACAACAAGAAGAGGGTTTCAACCCAGAACCCTTCAACAAGTTGGCAACCCTATTGCAAACTCAGAGGTGTTCGACTTAGGAAGTCAGGGAAATGGGGGTCAGGCACTTACAACACTGCTGAAGAGGCTTCCCAAGCCTATGAGTCCATGAGGCTCGAAATTGAAGCCATGACAAAGGCTCGGGTTCCCAACAATGGATCCTCTGATAAGGGTCCTGCTTCAAACTCTTCCTCTGCTGATGCTGAAGTTGCTGAAGGTTCTGCATCAGAGAAACCTTCTGCTGAGGCCAATGATATGGTTGCTGAATTGGCTGGTCTAGAAATACCAGACTTGAGTCTTCTGAACTTGCCTCCAACACCACCTGCTGCTGCTGTTGTTCCAACTGGCTCTAAGCCAAACCCTGTGCTTGATATTGATTTCTTAGCTGATTATGCAGGACAGGGCTTTGATGATGATACCAACCTTGGTGGTTGCCTGGAGGATATCCCAATTTTTGGGGTTGATAACAACGAGCCTAGTCAGCTTCCTGATTTCAATTTTGgtgattttgattctgatggGTTTGCTGGTTGA